The region CGCGTTACGCAACAAGAAAGGCGCTGCTGCCTGGGCGATTTTCGCGATTATCTTCAGCGCAGTGCTGCTGGCCGTGAGCCCGACGGTGCTGCCGGTGATCGCCGCCGAGGTGTTTCACGGCTTTGCCAGCTGCATGCTGACGCCGGCTCTGGCGGCGATCTCGTTCGCGCTGGTCGGCCGCGCGAATCTTGGCGACCGGCTCGGGCGCAATGCGCGCTGGGCGTCGATTGGCAGCGCGGTCGCGGCCGGGATGATGGGCGTATTCGGTGAGTACTATTCGCCGCGCGCGGTGTTCTGGCTGACCGCCGCGCTTGCCGTGCCTGCCCTGTTCGCGTTGACGATGATCCAGCGCACTGACACTGTCGAGTTGCCGAGGGCCGCGCCGACGCCGGCACAGATCGAACGGCGCGAGAGCTTGCGCGAGTTGCTGCGCGACAAGCGGATGCTGTTGTTCGCGGCGTGCATTGTGTTGTTCCACTTGTCGAATGCGGCGATGTTGAATCTTGCCGCTGGCGAAGTGACGGCCGGCATGGGGGACAACGTGCAGTTGGTGATTGCGGCTTGCATTATCGTGCCGCAAGCGATTGTGGCGATGATGTCGCCATGGGTTGGGCGTTCTGCCGAACGATGGGGACGCAGGCCGATTTTGTTGCTGGGGTTTTCTGCGCTGCCGATACGGGCGTTGTTGTTTGCCGGGATCAGCAGCCCGTATTTGCTCGTGCCGGTGCAGATGCTCGATGGGTTGAGCGCCGCCGTGTTCGGTGTGATGCTGCCGTTGATCGCCGCCGATGTGGCCGGCGGGAAGGGGCGGTATAACCTTTGTATTGGGTTGTTTGGGTTGGCTGCCGGGATTGGGGCCACGTTGAGCACTACGGCTGCTGGGTTTATTGCTGATCATTTTGGCAATGCTGTTAGCTTTTTTGCCTTGGCGGCGGCTGGGGCGATGGCCGTGCTGCTGGTGTGGGCAGCAATGCCGGAGACGCGCGATGCGGCAGCCGATGAGGATCAGGTTGCGGTGCCTGA is a window of Paraburkholderia sp. IMGN_8 DNA encoding:
- a CDS encoding MFS transporter; translated protein: MTGRTLVTARSLLALDWLNFFVANVQTGFGPFIASYLASHKWTQGEIGMALSVGTISAMISQVPGGAAVDALRNKKGAAAWAIFAIIFSAVLLAVSPTVLPVIAAEVFHGFASCMLTPALAAISFALVGRANLGDRLGRNARWASIGSAVAAGMMGVFGEYYSPRAVFWLTAALAVPALFALTMIQRTDTVELPRAAPTPAQIERRESLRELLRDKRMLLFAACIVLFHLSNAAMLNLAAGEVTAGMGDNVQLVIAACIIVPQAIVAMMSPWVGRSAERWGRRPILLLGFSALPIRALLFAGISSPYLLVPVQMLDGLSAAVFGVMLPLIAADVAGGKGRYNLCIGLFGLAAGIGATLSTTAAGFIADHFGNAVSFFALAAAGAMAVLLVWAAMPETRDAAADEDQVAVPDGGKPVKG